Genomic segment of Sphingopyxis sp. QXT-31:
AGAGGTCAAGGATATCGACGAAAGCTGCAAATTCCTCGAAACGCTCGTCGACGCGATGCTCGAGGGATCGAGCTAGGGCTTTCCGTTCGGGAAGAATTTCGCGACGACCTCGCTCGCGAGGCGTGCGGGGCGCAAAGTTTCGGCGTCGATGCAGCACCAGCTCGACTTGACCTCGGCCAGCACTTCTTCGCCGCGCTTGATGATCGTCTCGTAAAAGGCGCGGGCGCCCTGCACCTTTTCGAGGATCACCGTCGCGATGACCTGGTCGTCGAGGAATGCGGGGCGGCGATAGGTGATCTCGTGCTTCAGCGCGACCCACAGATGCGCCGCGACCGCGTCGGGCGGCGCAATGTGGCGCCAGTGCGCCAGCACCGCGTCCTGCACCCAGCTGAGGTAATGGGCGTTGTTGACGTGCCCCATGAAGTCGATCGCGTCGGCGCCGACGGCGATGGCGTGATCGTGTGGGAGCGAGGCTTTGGTCATATCGTTGACACTAATGTCAACAAAGTGTGACGGGAAGATGAAAATTGGCCAGGCAGCCCGAAATTCCTTGGCGTTTCGATCCAATACGCCGGCGGACGCCGCGGCGAATATCCTCAGGCGCCGACTCGACTCCGAGGCTCGGCAAAATTGGGGGGCATCATGGCGAATCCCGAAACCTATATCCTGGATCTGAATGGCAAGACGCGGCCGCCGCGCAGTTCGCTCGCGGAAACGGTGGTCCACGACATCGACTGGTTCAACGCCAGCCGCGCGAGCAAAAGGCGCTTCGACCCCGTATTGGGGATCAAGGGCGTGGTGATCCATGCCACGGCGGGCAGCACCTCGGGCGGGGCGTTGCAGCACTGGCGCACCGCGGCGAATGCGTCGGCGCACTGGATCGTCCCTGCCGAGCGCGAGGCCGAGCATGGCCGCAAGGTCATCGCTTCGGTCTATGAGGCGCGCGCGGCGCGGCATGTGCGCGACGACAAGTCGAACCGGGCGATCAACGGCGGCGCGGCGCTGATCAACCACTGGACGCTGGGGATCGAGATCGTGAACCGGCAGGACCTCGACAATTACACCGATACTTATTCGGACTGGCAGGTCCAGGCGACCGCCGACATCGTGCGCTATTGCTGGGCGAAATATCCGAATTTGCGCTGGGTCTTTTCGCACGCGTCGGTCGATCCCAGCCGCCGCGCCGACCCGGGCAGGCAATTTCCCTGGACGGAATTCGCCGGTCTGGTCACCGCGGCGACCGCGCCGCCGGCGCCGTTGCCGCTGGTCAGCCCGGTCCCCGACGACGACGAGATGGCCGACGACAGCCGCCAGCCCTGCTGCGGCTAGGCCGGCGTTCTAGCCGCGCCCGCGATAGGGCGCGACGCCCTGGTCGGGGAGCCACAGCCCCGCGGGCGGCGCGCCCGACTGCCAGAAGACGTCGATCGGAATGCCGCCGCGCGGATACCAGTAACCGCCGATGCGCAGCCATATGGGCTGCATCTCGTCGAACAGACGGCGGCCGATGCCGACGGTGCAATCCTCGTGGAAGCCGGCGTGGTTGCGGAACGAGCCGAGGAACAGCTTGAGGCTCTTCGATTCGACGATCGTCTCGCCGGGGGCATAGTCGATCACCAGATGCGCAAAATCGGGCTGGCCGGTCACCGGACAGAGTGACGTGAACTCGGGTGCAGCGAAGCGCACGAGGTAAAGCTCGCCCGCGCGCGGGTTGGGCACATAGTCGAGCTGCGCGGCTTCGGGTGAGGCAGGCAGTTCGCTCGATTGGCCGAGATGTTTGGGCGCGAGCGGCGGAGGGCTGGAATCGGACATAGAAACCATCTAGGGACGCGCGCGGCCGCTGTCATCCGTCGATGACGCCGGTTCATTCAGCGCCAATTCAGCGGATCGGGCGCGAAACAGACGGTCGGGATCGTACGGACAGAATGACGCACAGGCATTTCGGGATGACGGGCAGCGCGCGGGCGGTGCTGGCGTTGGCGCTGGCAGCGGGGCTCGCCATGCCCGCCGGTGCGCAAGAGGCCGAGACCCCGGCGCCCGCGCCGCCGCGCTCGATCGACTTCCGCCTGCCCCCCGCGGCCGAGAATGACGGCCGTGCACCCGGCGTGCAGGGACCGTCGAACAACGGCATCGCCCCGACCGGCCCGAACGAGACGCGCCCGACGCCCGCGCCGACACCGGCCCCGCCGCGCGTCGCGCCGACCCAGCCGCAGGTGCAGCCGCAGCCCGGTGCGCCGACGACCGCGCGCCCGTCCGCCACCGCGCCGGCACCGCGCGACACCGCCACCGCCGCGCCGCGCACTGCGACGCCGACCGGCGATGCCGTGCCCGCCGATACGCCGCCCGCGGCGACCGACGCGGCCCCCGGGTTGAGCCTCCCCTCCGCAACGGGCGCGAGCGAGGCACCGGCCGACGACGCGCCGGTGGTCGATGCTGCGCCCGCGGCACCTGCTCCCGATTCGGGAATGCCGTTCTGGACCTGGCTGCTCGCGCTCCTCGCGGCGGGCGGGGCCGGTTACTGGTATTGGCGCCGTCGCCCGGTGGTCGTCGCTGGCCCTTCGACCGAGCCCGCCAAGCCAGCGGTGCCCCCGCCGCCGCGCCCGGTTCCCGCGCCCCAGCCAGCGCCGCGCGCCGCGCCGCGGGCTCCAACCCCGCGCCCGCAGCCCGCTGCGCCCGTCATGCCCG
This window contains:
- a CDS encoding acyl-CoA thioesterase — its product is MTKASLPHDHAIAVGADAIDFMGHVNNAHYLSWVQDAVLAHWRHIAPPDAVAAHLWVALKHEITYRRPAFLDDQVIATVILEKVQGARAFYETIIKRGEEVLAEVKSSWCCIDAETLRPARLASEVVAKFFPNGKP
- a CDS encoding N-acetylmuramoyl-L-alanine amidase encodes the protein MANPETYILDLNGKTRPPRSSLAETVVHDIDWFNASRASKRRFDPVLGIKGVVIHATAGSTSGGALQHWRTAANASAHWIVPAEREAEHGRKVIASVYEARAARHVRDDKSNRAINGGAALINHWTLGIEIVNRQDLDNYTDTYSDWQVQATADIVRYCWAKYPNLRWVFSHASVDPSRRADPGRQFPWTEFAGLVTAATAPPAPLPLVSPVPDDDEMADDSRQPCCG
- the queF gene encoding preQ(1) synthase, with product MSDSSPPPLAPKHLGQSSELPASPEAAQLDYVPNPRAGELYLVRFAAPEFTSLCPVTGQPDFAHLVIDYAPGETIVESKSLKLFLGSFRNHAGFHEDCTVGIGRRLFDEMQPIWLRIGGYWYPRGGIPIDVFWQSGAPPAGLWLPDQGVAPYRGRG